The proteins below come from a single Halobacillus salinarum genomic window:
- a CDS encoding AI-2E family transporter codes for MWMKHSFFKYITGLILILICIYFLEKLHFFNPIQTIVNTLFFPIIIAGFLFYILRPVVRVLSSQKYIPPAVAILLVFAAIIGAGYLGFNLLADTIEQQAYKLSKIPDQIKSTAEQTKEQIERNDMGIISSDALIGKATKVFSEITNMIENNLADILSALTGMTTVIIIVPFVLFYFLKDGHRLIPFLVKVIPQKHKGEGRKILTKIDETLSAYIIGQITIAVVDGILVYVGYLIIGLDYALLLAIFVVITAVIPFFGPIIGTIPSLVAGLMQDPMMGLYVVLIMVIVQQIEGSLVAPVVLGNKLKVHPLTIIFLLIVAGALKGFIGMVIAVPLYSVLKVIVVNLYQFYKLRTL; via the coding sequence ATGTGGATGAAACACTCTTTTTTTAAATACATAACAGGTCTAATTCTTATCCTAATTTGCATTTATTTCCTGGAGAAGCTTCATTTCTTTAATCCAATACAGACCATTGTTAACACGCTGTTTTTTCCAATCATTATCGCAGGTTTTCTATTCTACATTCTCCGTCCGGTTGTAAGGGTACTGTCCAGTCAGAAATACATTCCTCCTGCTGTGGCTATTCTGCTCGTGTTTGCTGCCATTATCGGGGCAGGTTATCTCGGGTTTAATCTTCTCGCTGATACGATTGAACAGCAGGCTTATAAATTATCCAAGATTCCGGATCAGATTAAGTCCACCGCTGAACAGACAAAAGAACAAATTGAACGTAATGATATGGGGATTATTTCGAGTGATGCTTTGATCGGGAAAGCTACAAAAGTGTTTAGTGAGATCACGAATATGATTGAGAATAATTTAGCTGATATTCTCTCGGCGTTAACGGGAATGACTACCGTTATCATCATTGTACCTTTCGTGCTTTTTTATTTTTTGAAGGATGGTCACCGCTTAATCCCCTTTTTAGTAAAGGTGATTCCTCAAAAGCACAAAGGGGAAGGGAGAAAAATTTTAACAAAGATAGACGAAACGCTCTCCGCTTACATTATCGGCCAAATAACAATCGCAGTAGTAGACGGGATACTCGTATATGTCGGTTACCTTATCATTGGGTTGGACTATGCTTTGCTGCTGGCGATTTTTGTAGTCATAACAGCTGTTATTCCTTTTTTCGGGCCGATAATAGGCACGATACCTTCATTAGTGGCCGGCTTAATGCAGGATCCTATGATGGGGCTGTATGTGGTTCTCATCATGGTGATTGTTCAGCAAATTGAAGGAAGTCTGGTAGCTCCGGTCGTACTTGGGAACAAGCTTAAAGTTCATCCTTTGACGATAATTTTCCTGTTGATTGTGGCGGGGGCTTTGAAAGGCTTTATTGGCATGGTCATTGCCGTTCCTTTATACTCAGTACTAAAAGTGATCGTCGTTAATCTGTATCAATTTTATAAGCTCAGAACGCTTTAA
- a CDS encoding GH36-type glycosyl hydrolase domain-containing protein, whose product MITKSTNYRLQAGDLSFDFLKSGDLLQIKHHTIMINQLLSNPIDGSLNNLYLRIFENEQITAVPLLGIQSNSTLKMAEDHVKWEGKVQNIDYEVVFHLSDRAVWFWEVNVEGSGKKIDLVYGQDLGLAEEGAIRANEAYVSQYLDHAVFEDEQKGYVICTRQNQPQAEKFPYLQQGCLQKASGYSTDGFQFFGLSYKTTNRPEALSEPHLAAQNYQYEFAYSALQSEQIQLNGKQQVVFYGLYREDHPDAVTEPEFSRQIEEAWEIVCKKPREEGRIVPDVSIKPEIGQPVQSLELTSDEIDQYFPERQLEETLSGDVYSFFKPDYEHVVLKKKEEKVERPHGHILLNGYHDSDPEGTFATTCYMYGVFNSQVVVGNSNMNKMMSNARNPLNIMKTSGQRIYIERDGQYRLLSMPSLFEVGFNYARWFYKLEDDLLIITNFTKAAQPQLQLEVNSVKGRNYRYLVTNQLTMNTNEYEVPFELEQRDNVLVFRGSEGADSRSVHPDLCYQLEVNGGDMRVSDESFLADGVEAGEASLVVLELEASSSWQLTIQGSLNGMLDKGQVLDFEKEKVQYQAYFKQVMRRFRLSMQGAGEEGLEKFNALAWWYTHNMLVHFSSPHGLEQYGGAAWGTRDVCQGPAEYFLATQNYDAIRHIIRTVYSHQHKETGDWPQWFMFDAYEMQQFDSHGDVIVWPLKVVGDYLRATGDYAILKEETAYVSTQTEKTTEEKETILAHIQKAVDYIKNHLLHDTYLSSYGDGDWDDTLQPANQQLKKFMASSWTVALTYQTLKQLGDALVNVEAGTAEAMNELAENIEKDYRTYVMNREVIPGFIYMENQEEARPMLHPEDLETSIDFRLLPMQRSMISELFSLEEAEKHYELIKRHLTFPDGVRLMNKPSNYTGGVSTHFKRSEQAANFGREIGLQYVHAHIRFVEAMAKLGKSEETWQGLSIINPVKIQEVVPNAEMRQSNTYFSSSDAKFHTRYEAQEKFGRLREGAVPVKGGWRIYSSGPGIYMNQLISNVLGVRFEKGDLIIDPVLPKDLDGLEFEFELSGFPVTFVYHLEQDVKTIEVNGKQITLEQIGNRYRQGGFIIKRSDWEPMLSEDSNIIDLYL is encoded by the coding sequence ATGATAACGAAAAGTACCAATTATCGCCTGCAGGCGGGAGATCTTTCGTTTGATTTTCTAAAGAGCGGAGATCTTTTACAAATCAAGCATCATACAATTATGATAAACCAATTATTGAGCAATCCGATTGATGGGTCCTTAAATAATTTATATCTGCGAATCTTTGAAAATGAGCAGATTACAGCTGTTCCATTGCTGGGAATTCAGTCAAACAGCACACTTAAAATGGCTGAAGACCACGTGAAATGGGAAGGGAAAGTTCAAAATATCGATTATGAAGTGGTTTTTCACCTGTCGGATCGGGCTGTCTGGTTTTGGGAAGTGAATGTGGAGGGCAGTGGGAAGAAGATTGATTTAGTTTACGGGCAGGATTTAGGATTAGCTGAGGAAGGAGCCATCCGTGCTAACGAGGCTTATGTTTCCCAGTATTTAGATCACGCGGTTTTTGAAGATGAACAGAAAGGTTATGTCATCTGTACAAGACAAAATCAGCCCCAAGCGGAAAAATTTCCTTATCTTCAGCAGGGGTGCCTGCAAAAGGCGTCCGGCTATTCAACAGATGGCTTCCAATTCTTTGGTCTTTCTTATAAAACAACGAATCGTCCAGAGGCGTTGTCAGAACCTCACCTCGCTGCTCAAAACTATCAATATGAATTTGCTTATTCCGCTTTACAATCTGAACAAATTCAATTAAACGGAAAGCAGCAGGTCGTTTTTTACGGCTTGTATCGAGAAGATCATCCAGACGCCGTTACAGAACCAGAGTTCTCGCGGCAAATCGAAGAGGCTTGGGAGATTGTCTGTAAGAAACCTCGCGAGGAAGGGCGGATTGTACCGGATGTTTCAATCAAACCGGAGATCGGACAGCCTGTGCAAAGCCTGGAGTTAACTTCGGATGAAATTGACCAGTATTTCCCGGAAAGGCAGCTGGAAGAAACTTTGTCAGGAGACGTATATTCTTTTTTTAAGCCGGACTATGAACATGTGGTTTTGAAAAAGAAAGAAGAGAAAGTGGAACGTCCGCACGGCCATATCCTGTTAAACGGCTACCATGACAGCGATCCTGAAGGGACGTTTGCAACGACTTGTTATATGTACGGAGTGTTTAATTCCCAGGTCGTTGTAGGGAACTCAAATATGAATAAGATGATGAGCAATGCCAGGAATCCATTGAATATTATGAAAACCTCCGGGCAGAGGATTTACATCGAGCGTGATGGTCAGTACCGGCTGCTTTCCATGCCATCTTTATTTGAAGTGGGATTTAATTATGCCAGGTGGTTTTACAAATTAGAGGACGACCTCCTTATCATTACAAATTTTACAAAAGCGGCCCAGCCTCAATTACAGCTCGAAGTCAATTCTGTCAAAGGGAGAAACTACCGTTATCTCGTGACGAATCAACTTACAATGAACACGAACGAATATGAGGTTCCCTTCGAATTGGAGCAGCGTGATAACGTTCTTGTATTCAGGGGTTCTGAAGGGGCGGACAGCCGGTCGGTCCATCCGGATCTGTGTTATCAGCTTGAAGTAAATGGAGGGGATATGAGAGTAAGTGACGAATCCTTCCTTGCTGATGGAGTGGAAGCGGGGGAAGCTTCCCTTGTCGTGCTTGAACTTGAAGCATCATCCAGCTGGCAGTTAACGATTCAAGGTTCTTTGAATGGAATGCTGGATAAAGGTCAAGTCCTAGATTTTGAAAAGGAAAAAGTGCAATATCAGGCATACTTTAAACAAGTAATGAGAAGATTTCGGTTATCAATGCAAGGAGCAGGGGAAGAAGGCTTGGAAAAATTCAACGCATTAGCCTGGTGGTACACTCATAATATGCTGGTGCATTTTTCTTCTCCGCATGGTTTGGAGCAATATGGAGGAGCGGCGTGGGGAACGCGGGATGTCTGCCAAGGGCCGGCAGAGTATTTCTTAGCCACTCAAAACTATGATGCAATCCGTCATATTATCCGAACTGTGTACAGTCATCAGCATAAGGAAACCGGTGATTGGCCGCAATGGTTTATGTTTGATGCTTATGAAATGCAGCAATTTGACAGTCACGGTGATGTTATTGTGTGGCCGCTTAAAGTGGTGGGGGATTATTTGCGTGCCACTGGCGATTACGCCATTCTTAAAGAAGAAACAGCTTATGTGAGCACACAAACGGAGAAAACAACCGAAGAAAAGGAAACAATCCTTGCCCATATCCAAAAAGCGGTCGATTACATTAAGAATCACTTGCTGCATGATACGTACTTGTCTTCCTACGGTGACGGAGATTGGGATGATACGCTGCAGCCTGCGAATCAGCAATTGAAAAAATTTATGGCAAGCAGTTGGACCGTTGCCCTTACTTACCAGACCTTAAAACAACTAGGAGATGCACTTGTTAATGTAGAGGCAGGTACAGCGGAAGCAATGAATGAGCTAGCTGAAAACATTGAAAAAGACTACAGAACTTACGTCATGAATAGAGAAGTTATTCCTGGATTTATTTATATGGAAAATCAAGAAGAAGCCCGTCCGATGCTTCATCCGGAAGATTTGGAAACGAGTATTGATTTCCGGCTGCTTCCTATGCAGAGGAGCATGATCAGTGAATTGTTCTCGCTTGAAGAAGCGGAGAAACATTATGAGCTGATCAAGCGGCATCTCACTTTTCCTGATGGTGTCCGTCTGATGAATAAACCTTCCAACTACACTGGAGGGGTCAGCACTCATTTTAAACGTTCAGAACAAGCGGCGAATTTCGGGCGTGAGATTGGTCTTCAATACGTTCATGCCCATATACGTTTCGTGGAAGCAATGGCAAAGCTCGGAAAAAGTGAAGAAACATGGCAAGGGCTTTCCATTATTAATCCGGTAAAAATTCAAGAAGTTGTTCCAAACGCGGAAATGAGGCAGAGCAATACTTATTTCAGCAGTTCAGATGCTAAGTTTCATACACGTTATGAAGCTCAGGAAAAATTTGGCCGTCTGAGGGAAGGGGCTGTTCCCGTTAAAGGAGGCTGGCGGATTTATTCCAGCGGACCGGGGATTTACATGAATCAGCTGATTTCAAATGTTTTAGGAGTTCGATTTGAAAAAGGGGACCTTATCATTGATCCTGTTCTTCCTAAGGATTTAGATGGGCTGGAGTTTGAGTTTGAGTTAAGCGGTTTTCCGGTAACTTTTGTATACCATCTCGAACAAGATGTAAAGACCATTGAAGTTAATGGCAAGCAGATTACACTAGAGCAGATTGGCAATCGTTATCGTCAAGGCGGTTTTATCATTAAACGGAGTGATTGGGAACCTATGCTTTCTGAGGACAGCAACATCATCGATCTCTATTTATAA
- the zwf gene encoding glucose-6-phosphate dehydrogenase, with product MDSMTFVLFGATGDLAKRKIYPALFNLYMDQSLPAAMSIIGLGRREWNNERLQSHVREAVTAHCKREIDEEKLQSFLEALRYCRLNITNLEDFGRLHDLIKQREEELKLPENRLFYLSVAPKFFEGIAANIKESGLSSTKGWRRLIIEKPFGNDLETARQLNRKLSRSFNEEEIFRIDHYLGKPMIQNLETLEFANPVLQSLWNNQYVSNVQITASETVGVEKRAGYYEHAGAVRDMLQNHMLQMLMMTAMHVPQKISPKDIREVKRKVMDALVPLNASTLKKQVVRGQYTRGEVDGELVAGYTEEDGVSSTSKTDTFVAAKLLIDNDFWRGVPFYLRTGKRLEQKSTRIVIEFKNPLKDLYNNEEESTSPNLLTIEINPNESITLQLNSKSLTRDGKIEPVHINFSAKDKHLPEAYELLIFDALKGDPTFFAHWNEVELSWKWIQPILEAFENDLIPLEYYEAGTMGPKAADQLVNDDGFNWW from the coding sequence TTGGACTCTATGACATTTGTATTGTTCGGGGCAACAGGGGATTTGGCAAAAAGGAAAATTTATCCTGCCTTGTTCAATTTATATATGGATCAATCATTACCAGCGGCCATGTCCATTATCGGTCTTGGGAGAAGAGAGTGGAATAATGAGCGGCTTCAATCTCATGTGAGAGAAGCGGTAACGGCCCATTGCAAGCGAGAAATAGATGAAGAAAAATTACAAAGCTTTCTTGAGGCGCTTCGGTATTGCCGATTGAACATTACGAACCTGGAAGATTTTGGCCGCTTGCATGATTTGATTAAGCAGCGGGAAGAGGAACTAAAGCTGCCCGAAAATCGTTTATTTTACTTATCTGTAGCCCCTAAGTTTTTCGAAGGTATTGCAGCAAATATTAAAGAGAGCGGTTTAAGCAGTACAAAAGGATGGAGAAGGTTAATCATTGAAAAACCATTTGGGAATGATTTAGAAACTGCTCGGCAGCTGAACAGAAAGCTGAGCCGTTCTTTTAATGAAGAAGAAATTTTCAGGATTGACCATTATCTCGGAAAACCGATGATACAGAATCTTGAAACGCTTGAATTTGCGAATCCTGTTCTTCAGTCACTATGGAATAACCAATATGTTTCCAATGTGCAGATTACTGCAAGTGAAACGGTTGGAGTTGAAAAACGAGCTGGCTATTATGAACATGCCGGGGCCGTGCGGGACATGCTGCAAAATCATATGCTGCAAATGCTGATGATGACTGCGATGCATGTACCTCAGAAAATCAGTCCTAAGGATATCCGTGAAGTAAAAAGAAAAGTAATGGATGCTTTAGTGCCTTTAAATGCTTCCACTCTAAAGAAACAAGTAGTCAGAGGTCAGTATACCCGAGGTGAAGTGGACGGCGAGCTTGTCGCAGGCTATACGGAAGAAGATGGAGTCAGCAGCACTTCCAAAACAGATACCTTTGTAGCGGCTAAACTGCTCATTGATAATGATTTCTGGAGAGGCGTTCCTTTTTATTTACGGACAGGCAAACGTTTGGAACAAAAGTCTACTCGAATTGTCATTGAATTTAAAAACCCTTTGAAAGATCTATATAACAACGAAGAGGAGTCTACATCTCCTAATTTGTTAACCATTGAAATTAATCCGAATGAGAGTATTACTCTTCAACTGAACAGTAAAAGTTTAACGAGAGATGGTAAAATTGAGCCTGTCCATATCAACTTCTCAGCTAAGGATAAACACCTTCCGGAAGCTTACGAGCTTTTGATTTTTGATGCATTAAAAGGCGACCCGACCTTTTTTGCTCATTGGAATGAAGTTGAATTGTCCTGGAAATGGATCCAGCCTATATTGGAAGCCTTCGAAAATGACTTAATTCCTTTAGAATACTATGAAGCAGGAACTATGGGGCCAAAGGCTGCCGATCAATTGGTCAACGATGATGGGTTTAATTGGTGGTAA
- a CDS encoding alpha/beta hydrolase family protein, with protein sequence MDKFFYGDNPSQFGELRLPDTKGPHPVAIVIHGGFWRQAFSLELTREIAEDLTKHGWATWNIEYRRVGQKEAGWPNTLLDTAKACDYLTHLTEEYQLDLEKVVTIGHSAGGQLALWLAGRTKLSSDSELAYTPNPLPVAGAISLAGVIDLESMYKVHQYRDETLSASPNNPTAELLSGSPEETPERYKEASPIALVPLNVPQLLVHGSLDVNVPVGISHNYYRACEEAGDPIKLIELSSAEHFMLTDTTSEAWKVIREEMELMLESLS encoded by the coding sequence ATGGACAAATTTTTTTACGGGGACAACCCCAGTCAATTCGGAGAACTCCGGCTGCCAGATACTAAAGGCCCCCACCCTGTTGCTATCGTTATACATGGAGGCTTTTGGCGCCAAGCATTCAGCCTTGAATTAACGAGGGAGATAGCCGAAGACTTAACGAAACATGGCTGGGCGACGTGGAACATTGAATATCGAAGGGTTGGCCAAAAGGAAGCAGGCTGGCCGAATACGTTACTGGATACTGCCAAAGCCTGCGATTACCTTACCCATTTGACCGAAGAATACCAGTTGGACCTTGAGAAAGTAGTAACCATAGGGCATTCAGCAGGAGGGCAGCTCGCATTATGGTTAGCCGGACGTACTAAGCTAAGCAGCGATAGCGAGCTCGCCTACACGCCCAATCCACTCCCCGTTGCCGGAGCCATCAGTCTCGCCGGCGTGATTGATTTAGAATCCATGTATAAGGTCCATCAATACCGGGACGAAACTTTGTCTGCCAGCCCTAATAATCCAACTGCTGAACTGCTTAGCGGTTCTCCCGAAGAAACACCGGAGCGTTACAAAGAGGCTTCTCCGATTGCTCTCGTGCCGCTGAACGTTCCTCAGCTCCTCGTTCACGGAAGTCTTGATGTGAATGTTCCTGTCGGGATCAGCCATAATTATTACCGGGCTTGTGAAGAAGCCGGCGATCCCATCAAATTAATCGAACTCTCTTCAGCAGAGCATTTCATGCTGACGGATACGACATCTGAAGCATGGAAGGTCATTCGCGAAGAAATGGAACTGATGTTGGAATCCTTATCGTAA
- the dhaM gene encoding dihydroxyacetone kinase phosphoryl donor subunit DhaM codes for MEMVGLVIVSHSPDISKGLKTMLSEAQPEVTVIDAGGTDEKEMGTSAIKIQQAIEQANKGKGVAVLVDFGSSVMNAEMAIDMLDEEVQNQVKIADAPLIEGAYSAVMEAGFGKEVLEVVKAAEKAKNTNKIN; via the coding sequence ATGGAAATGGTCGGTTTAGTTATCGTTTCACACAGTCCCGATATTTCTAAAGGGTTAAAAACCATGCTTTCTGAAGCGCAGCCCGAAGTCACCGTCATTGATGCTGGCGGCACAGATGAAAAAGAAATGGGGACAAGTGCTATAAAAATCCAGCAGGCCATTGAACAAGCAAACAAAGGGAAAGGTGTTGCTGTGCTCGTCGATTTTGGTAGTTCAGTAATGAACGCCGAAATGGCCATTGATATGCTGGATGAGGAGGTTCAGAACCAAGTAAAGATTGCCGACGCTCCTTTAATTGAAGGTGCTTACAGTGCTGTAATGGAAGCTGGATTTGGCAAAGAAGTCCTCGAGGTTGTCAAAGCTGCAGAAAAAGCTAAAAATACGAACAAAATCAACTGA
- the gndA gene encoding NADP-dependent phosphogluconate dehydrogenase has protein sequence MKIGLIGLGNMGYNLGQNLMNNGNEVFAYDVNAEFVKRIGEKGAQEVYSLKELALSLESPRVIWLMVPHTVVDDLIEELVPLLNKGDVLIDGGNTFYEHTVQRNKNLENRGIHFIGTGVSGGEEGALKGPSLMPGGQKEAYEIVRPIFESIAAKVDNIPCTTYIGSDGAGHYVKMVHNGIEYGDMQLICEAYYILKYVGGLSPEELHEVFTEWNKGELDSYLIEITANIFTKVDDKTGKPLIDVILDTAGQKGTGKWTSVNALELGVPLPIITESVFARFISAMKEERVKASRILNGPDIPDFTGNKEDLIESVRQALYLSKVCSYAQGFAQMRAASEEYQWELEYGKIAMIFRGGCIIRAQFLQKIKDAYDLDPQLSNLLLDPHFKEITDRYQSALREVLSMAIKNGIPVPALSSALAYFDSYRSERLPANLLQAQRDYFGGHTYQRIDEEGSFHTNWLDN, from the coding sequence ATGAAGATTGGATTAATCGGCTTAGGAAACATGGGGTATAATTTAGGGCAGAACTTAATGAATAACGGAAATGAAGTATTCGCTTACGATGTTAACGCTGAGTTTGTGAAACGTATCGGAGAAAAGGGAGCTCAAGAAGTATACAGTTTGAAGGAACTGGCTTTATCTTTGGAATCTCCGAGAGTGATCTGGCTGATGGTTCCTCATACGGTTGTGGATGATCTAATTGAGGAGCTTGTTCCTCTATTAAACAAAGGCGATGTACTCATTGACGGTGGAAATACCTTTTATGAACATACCGTTCAAAGAAATAAAAATTTAGAAAACAGAGGCATTCATTTTATTGGCACCGGAGTTTCAGGAGGGGAAGAAGGAGCCTTAAAAGGTCCGTCTCTTATGCCTGGAGGGCAGAAAGAAGCTTATGAAATCGTCCGCCCAATTTTTGAATCCATAGCTGCGAAGGTAGACAATATTCCATGTACGACCTACATCGGCTCGGACGGAGCAGGGCATTATGTGAAAATGGTTCATAATGGAATTGAATATGGGGACATGCAGTTAATTTGTGAAGCCTACTATATTTTAAAGTATGTAGGGGGCCTGTCTCCTGAAGAACTCCATGAAGTGTTTACTGAATGGAACAAAGGAGAACTTGACAGCTATTTAATAGAAATTACGGCAAACATCTTTACTAAAGTAGACGATAAAACAGGAAAACCGCTTATTGATGTTATCCTTGATACTGCCGGCCAAAAAGGTACAGGGAAGTGGACCAGTGTCAATGCTCTTGAGCTGGGAGTTCCTCTGCCGATAATTACGGAGTCCGTTTTTGCACGGTTTATTTCTGCTATGAAGGAGGAGCGGGTAAAAGCAAGCAGGATTTTAAATGGTCCTGATATCCCTGATTTTACTGGCAATAAAGAGGACTTAATTGAATCCGTTCGTCAAGCTCTTTATTTAAGCAAAGTCTGTTCTTACGCTCAAGGATTTGCGCAGATGCGTGCAGCTTCTGAAGAATATCAATGGGAACTTGAATATGGAAAAATCGCGATGATCTTTCGAGGAGGCTGTATTATTAGAGCACAGTTTCTCCAGAAAATTAAAGACGCTTACGATCTGGATCCTCAATTAAGCAATCTTTTATTGGATCCGCATTTTAAAGAAATTACAGATCGTTATCAGTCGGCTCTTAGGGAAGTTCTCTCCATGGCGATCAAGAATGGCATTCCGGTTCCGGCACTGTCCAGTGCACTTGCGTATTTTGACAGTTATCGTTCGGAAAGGCTGCCTGCCAATTTACTGCAGGCTCAGCGTGATTACTTTGGGGGTCATACGTACCAACGAATTGATGAAGAAGGTTCGTTCCATACGAATTGGCTCGACAATTAA
- a CDS encoding Fur-regulated basic protein FbpA — MKMNYLRFSVEKMKQHYINRLVAGGVLHESDESAQSMTLTELEILVKNMDRSRSSTCDTC, encoded by the coding sequence ATGAAAATGAATTATTTACGGTTTTCTGTCGAAAAGATGAAGCAGCATTACATTAACAGACTGGTGGCAGGCGGCGTCCTCCACGAATCGGATGAATCCGCACAATCAATGACACTGACAGAGCTGGAAATTTTAGTGAAAAATATGGACCGAAGCCGATCATCCACCTGCGATACATGTTAG
- a CDS encoding MerR family transcriptional regulator, producing the protein MSSYKDKKVISIGTVNELTGLSVRQIRYYEERELIFPERTKRGTRKYSFADIETLMKIADKREEGVQTYEIKRDMANDNKDHMIEQMLRGQLNAHFRLNK; encoded by the coding sequence ATGTCTTCTTATAAGGATAAAAAAGTGATTTCTATAGGCACCGTAAACGAATTAACCGGATTATCTGTCAGGCAGATCCGTTATTATGAGGAACGAGAATTAATTTTTCCGGAAAGAACAAAAAGAGGGACTCGAAAATATTCCTTTGCTGATATAGAGACACTAATGAAGATAGCTGATAAACGGGAAGAAGGCGTCCAAACTTATGAGATAAAGAGGGATATGGCGAACGACAACAAGGACCATATGATAGAACAGATGCTCCGCGGTCAGTTAAATGCTCATTTCAGGCTTAACAAATAA
- a CDS encoding DUF4181 domain-containing protein, which yields MYLFEIEKWAWIKAGVVLVVFFSLFFILTWSIKKKVGIKGKTKYMTDHHKTLTVFIGILFLVLVFLNEFIFRSSFLYYFWIGYVILILGLQAYMEWKYHENRRAYFLPLSQLLYSALFLLLIQWIYY from the coding sequence ATGTACTTATTTGAAATAGAAAAGTGGGCATGGATAAAGGCGGGTGTAGTACTCGTCGTATTCTTTAGTCTCTTCTTTATTCTTACCTGGAGCATCAAAAAGAAAGTGGGAATTAAGGGGAAGACGAAATATATGACCGATCATCATAAAACGTTAACTGTGTTCATAGGAATCCTTTTCTTAGTGCTTGTCTTTTTGAATGAATTTATCTTTCGTAGCAGTTTTCTATACTATTTTTGGATAGGATATGTCATTCTTATTCTTGGGCTGCAGGCTTATATGGAGTGGAAATATCACGAGAACCGTCGGGCTTATTTCCTCCCCCTGAGTCAGCTTTTATATAGTGCGTTGTTTCTGTTGCTCATTCAATGGATCTATTATTAA
- a CDS encoding SGNH/GDSL hydrolase family protein: MGKRIVFIGDSITESGRFEDPEGIGTGYVRMIAKELDPRHMIMNKGVGGNRITDLADRWEEDVLRESPDVVSISIGINDVWRQLDSPEMEQVSPDDFKTIYRKLLTETRERTSTVIVLMEPTIIEEEADSKGNLMLLDYVKAIREMGEEYDAFVVPVHEVFINHLLHERPSKLTVDGVHMNKAGNELMAETWLESAGALL, translated from the coding sequence ATGGGAAAAAGAATCGTGTTTATAGGCGACAGTATTACAGAAAGCGGGAGGTTTGAAGATCCTGAAGGTATCGGCACTGGCTACGTACGAATGATTGCAAAGGAGTTAGACCCGCGCCACATGATTATGAATAAAGGGGTGGGAGGAAACAGAATTACGGATTTAGCTGACCGCTGGGAAGAAGATGTATTGCGGGAATCTCCAGACGTCGTATCGATTTCTATTGGGATTAACGATGTATGGAGGCAGCTTGATTCTCCGGAGATGGAGCAGGTTAGTCCTGATGACTTTAAAACCATCTACAGAAAGCTGTTGACTGAAACCAGGGAACGAACTTCAACAGTCATCGTTCTTATGGAGCCGACGATCATTGAGGAAGAAGCCGATTCTAAAGGTAATTTAATGCTTCTTGACTATGTAAAGGCAATCCGTGAGATGGGTGAAGAATATGATGCATTTGTAGTCCCGGTTCATGAAGTATTTATTAATCATCTGCTGCATGAACGGCCATCTAAGCTCACTGTAGATGGAGTCCATATGAACAAGGCGGGGAATGAACTGATGGCAGAGACCTGGCTGGAATCAGCAGGGGCTTTACTATAA
- the dhaL gene encoding dihydroxyacetone kinase subunit DhaL, whose amino-acid sequence MKAETARKWIHESARQIEANKEQLTQLDQTLGDGDHGLNMGRGFQAAVEQLDQDTSDVGKVLKGAGTSLLSKIGGASGPLYGTFFMKLGAHLAGEENPDLKQLTEGFRSAVDSMKKRGKAEAGEKTMIDVFEPVTEFLETENVSNLDNLREKAEASLEEVQGFEAKKGRAAYYKEKSVGKQDAGAQSAYYILSSLVTVLKEEQ is encoded by the coding sequence ATGAAGGCAGAAACCGCAAGAAAATGGATTCATGAATCAGCCAGGCAGATCGAAGCAAACAAAGAACAGTTAACTCAATTAGATCAGACCCTTGGGGATGGTGACCATGGCCTGAATATGGGGCGGGGCTTCCAGGCTGCCGTCGAACAGCTTGATCAGGATACCAGCGATGTAGGAAAAGTGCTTAAAGGCGCCGGCACCTCACTACTCTCAAAAATAGGCGGTGCTTCGGGACCCTTATACGGGACTTTTTTTATGAAACTGGGGGCACATTTGGCCGGTGAAGAGAATCCCGACCTGAAACAGCTTACAGAAGGATTTCGCAGCGCCGTTGACAGTATGAAAAAACGCGGTAAAGCAGAAGCTGGTGAAAAAACAATGATCGATGTCTTTGAGCCCGTCACCGAATTTTTAGAAACTGAAAACGTCTCCAATTTGGACAACCTGAGGGAAAAAGCTGAAGCTTCCCTTGAGGAAGTACAAGGGTTTGAAGCTAAAAAAGGGCGGGCAGCTTATTATAAAGAAAAATCGGTTGGAAAACAGGATGCAGGGGCTCAATCCGCTTATTATATTCTAAGCTCCTTAGTCACAGTATTAAAGGAGGAACAATAG